In Zingiber officinale cultivar Zhangliang chromosome 3B, Zo_v1.1, whole genome shotgun sequence, a single window of DNA contains:
- the LOC121968300 gene encoding classical arabinogalactan protein 9-like, which produces MLGEVIMHFIQLLDCPHRPRSTVPRSPFITKRPVLSALVLTPLVEEKRHGERKKKRSTQSMASPKPVLLAAIALALLATCIAQSPAASPTASPPTPTATPPPASSPPPAATPPPATPPPVATPPPVATPPPVATPPPVATPPPATPPPMATPPPATPPTAAPPPSPLPPSNSPAPATAPPTPSPSASPGTSPPSPSSSPSPTAPASVPSPSTSPSDNGNSGVVHDVSIGLVALFGAVALLL; this is translated from the coding sequence ATGTTGGGTGAAGTTATCATGCACTTCATACAGCTATTAGATTGTCCTCACCGTCCCCGCAGCACCGTCCCTCGCTCGCCCTTTATTACTAAACGGCCTGTTCTTTCAGCACTCGTACTCACGCCATTAGTGGAAGAGAAGAGACAcggagagagaaagaagaagagatcGACGCAATCAATGGCTTCCCCTAAACCAGTTTTGCTGGCTGCCATCGCCCTCGCCCTCCTGGCCACCTGCATCGCCCAGTCACCCGCCGCCTCCCCAACGGCATCGCCACCCACCCCTACCGCCACCCCTCCCCCCGCTTCCTCTCCTCCTCCCGCCGCCACACCGCCCCCGGCCACTCCTCCTCCCGTTGCCACTCCTCCCCCCGTAGCCACTCCTCCTCCCGTCGCCACTCCGCCCCCCGTAGCCACTCCGCCACCCGCTACCCCTCCTCCTATGGCCACTCCGCCGCCCGCCACCCCACCCACTGCGGCGCCTCCTCCCTCGCCCCTTCCGCCCTCCAACTCCCCTGCTCCTGCCACAGCGCCACCCACTCCTTCTCCGTCAGCGTCGCCTGGTACCTCCCCCCCGTCCCCGAGCTCTTCGCCTAGTCCTACTGCTCCAGCTTCAGTACCGAGCCCCAGTACCAGTCCGTCCGACAACGGCAACTCAGGAGTCGTGCACGACGTTAGCATTGGGCTTGTGGCTCTGTTCGGGGCAGTTGCATTGCTTCTGTAG